A single genomic interval of Burkholderia cepacia ATCC 25416 harbors:
- a CDS encoding ArsC family reductase: MAKPHTVVVYGIPNCDTVKKARVWLDDHGVEFEFHDFKKLGVSAPLIEDWLKDVSLDALVNKRGTTWRGLDDAMKAAAETKTGAVALMIHKPSVIKRPVLVVNGRVKSLGFVADQYAALFAA; this comes from the coding sequence ATGGCGAAGCCGCACACCGTGGTCGTCTACGGCATTCCGAACTGCGACACCGTGAAGAAGGCCCGCGTGTGGCTCGACGATCACGGCGTCGAATTCGAGTTCCACGACTTCAAGAAGCTCGGCGTCAGCGCGCCGCTGATCGAAGACTGGCTGAAGGACGTGTCGCTCGACGCACTCGTCAACAAGCGCGGCACCACGTGGCGCGGCCTCGACGACGCAATGAAGGCGGCCGCCGAAACGAAGACCGGCGCGGTCGCGCTGATGATCCACAAGCCGTCGGTCATCAAGCGTCCCGTGCTGGTGGTCAACGGCCGCGTGAAATCGCTCGGCTTCGTGGCCGATCAATACGCGGCGCTGTTTGCCGCATAG